GTAAAGTGAGGTCCACAGGCTTCAGAGGCCTGCAGTCAAATCCAACAGAAACCACAGAGGTTTGAGAGATCCTGGTGACAACCAGAAACAAACTCATTGAGAGGACTAACTCAGGTTGCTgacaataaaagaaaaagaagaaaaaaaccccCGACATAACACAGGTCTACACAGGAAGTGAACGAAAAGTCACATTAGGATAGTGAAAGAACTGCAGTGATTGGTCCACGCTGAAGTGAGGCTGGCATGAGGAAGCGTGATATGACCCCCAATCCACCAGGTGGCGCTGTGATTGATCACATTCCCGAGTATGTCTTCATTTAACCTCTGACATTTCAGCTGTGTTCACTGGTTATGACGTAACAAAAATTCCAAAGGCAGAAATGAGCATGATGgcgtgtgtatatttgtgtgtgtatgtgcaagtgtgtgagacGTCTTTTCTgtggctccctccctcccccctcccaatgGTCCAGGCCCCCTGCTTACGAGCCACTGTCCAATCCCGTGCCTGCGCCCCATGACATCACTTCCACACGTGCGAGCCCAACATGTGACTGGAAGTAGGCGTGGTGGCCGCCGCTGCTCCGCCCATGGGCTGCCCGTATCCCATCATGCTGTTGGTGCCGTAGAAGTTCACGCCGGCCATGTGCTGAGTcatctgtagacacacacacacacacacacacacacacacacacacaccgcaaatcagaaggagaggaaagggcaAGCTTTGCATCTAACAATAATAACTTCTTATGAGCTAAAGATGGAAGCTTACACAGCCCATAATGTTATCTGACACTCAAAAATCAATGTTTGAGACAAGCAGACATTTTGACAATTTAGCTGAACaatttcaagtgtgtgtgtgtgtgtgtgtggatgtgtgagagagagagagagagagagatagagtgagaaacagaatgtgTAATTGGAAGCATTTTCTCAGCCATTGTAATACCTGACTAACTAAAATAGCCAAAacaggggagaaagaaaggagaagaggagagagaaaggagagacgaGGCAAGACCCACTAGAGACGAGGTGTCCCTGCTGACCTGGGCGATGTTCCACTGCAGCTGCTGGGCCTGCTGCGCTCCGTAGGGCTGCTGAGGCGGCACGGCCGCCACCCCTCCCATCATGCCCCCCTGCACACCCGCCATGTACGGGTTGGGCACCTGGGCGCCCATGCCCGCCTGGTGGGGCATCACGCCAGGCTGCGCCACCATGCCCATCTGGGGGGCAATCATGGCGCCCATCATCCCCCCCTGGGCTGCCATGGCCTGGTACTGCCCGTAGCCAGGTGCCGCTGCGCCTGCGGAGTAGCCCATCTGGGCAGGGTTGAGGTAGATGCCAGCTGTGGAGACACAACAGGTGGCAGTTATCTAACACAAATCGGACTCTTATGTGGTGAATATGTACAGCTGGATGCCTTCGTTTATGATTGTGTACTACTGCCACACCTACATGCATCGGACTGGATGCAACCACATGAATAAATACCAAATGACAACGTGATGACATGTAGATTTATACACATACTGCAAGCAATAGAAGAAATCCTGGGCTTTAGCATTGTTACAGAATAACACACCATCTTTATCTGATCTGAAATGCAATACACCCAGTTCATTCTACAAGCATGCAAACACTGGGAAGGATACCAGCAAAGCTGTAGAATAGCATTACATAAATTGTAAGTAACCTGATGAGACTATGTCTAAAATTGGAGCTAGGAATGTGccagcatacacagacacacatacacagacacacatacacacacaaagaggctgGTTCATTTGACTCCTAAATCCAGCCTGAGAATTTTCACTGAGAGTCCAGAGTGCCCTGGAACATCCCCCCCCAGATGCCAGAGAAACCCTGCCTCACCGTGGGCGGCGGCCATGTTGGTTTGGGGCATGGAGGAAGTGGCGTAGAGCGAGAGGATGGAGTCCTTGGACATCttcttgctgctgctggtgttgctgCTGCTCTCCTCAGACTTGCCCGGCGGGTCCAGGAACAGGCTGAGGTTCTCGGGCACGGAAGCGGCCACGCGCCCACTGGGCATGGTGCCCGAGGCATGCTGggaggagaaacacaaatattaaTCATATGCACCGATAATGAAGTCATCTGATTtgtatgtgttcatttctgcttgtgtgtgtgtgggacaggtgGCATACTGGAGGTGTCagtaagtatatgtgtgtgtgtgtatttgtatggggtatggatgtgtgtgagaatgcataggcggagatcccgggggggacgtgtcccaccctaccataaagttgtcccccccaacaatcattgacatttatttatttatttttttttaaataaaaatacgacaacacaagcggtgctaattatagacgtaaaacaatgtgttttttaagtgttgaaaaatcatgttccccctattcctcaaagtggtttggttcacatgctgtttccaacgggcagggctaccggcagctccgtgtttcagttaatcagcccagtagcctacacggtcagattgtttcctactctgtcccctgtcgctgccgctatgatacacgatatgtaaagagatttacctcattctcgaacgcagtaagaacatgtaaagaagaattttttttcgaaactccatttacgaagttccaatcgatatgcacaagtatacataagcttattaatggattggcatgacaacgtgaacgtttgcagataacacacgcatgccggtaattaacacagttaagatagctagctagacagtctaggacactgtcctgtcaggggcaggttcatgctagttaataaacgtctacatctcagtgcctctccagatttgttaaattatctgaagttaaatgaatgtcatctttttctgcggtccatgaactatgctggtattgtaatatggagtgacagtggcgcaggaggtagagaggtcTTATTATAAtctaaaggttgctagttcgattccctgtcgagctgttttataacttattttgagcatcaagttctcttgaactacggatattatttgtctgtgaatagatatttcgtgttagtacatttaatgctgtttagataattctaaaatgacttcgaatttctgtttgtaaatgtgataagagaattcggtatttagcagtttatgctagctctcgtgaaagcaattttttcatgtccccccccggaattacactctgaaatttgaccatgtattgtccccccctacaatgaaatgggatctccgcccctgtgtgagtgtgagtgtgtgtgtgtgtgtgtgtgtgtgtgtgtggggttgcaCAGATGAGTCATGCACTCAAGAAGTTACATTAATCAAAAAAACATTGAGCACTTTTcaaaacattgggcctcattctcaaacgcatttcttctgaactccacttccggttgatttaggaacaaatttggcatttatgaaagttctctcatctgggatttgttctgaacttcagaagactttcagaacgcgaaatagcagtcataaatcggccagagttttctcaaatgcgattcctcaaaaaacccacaagatgccccactgggccgctccgtgttagaagtgttaagggctgaatttgtgagaaatggttggtgattgcgttcacatcaactcctcacatcctcggatttaaataattataataaatatgagaatatttgtatcattaacaattcgGTAGATTCCGacagcacacgtcactacggttgtgtgcccttataaggagctggcggggcgtttatgtacagtaccagtcaaaagtttggacacaccttcccATTCAATTGAATGGGAAATTGTGTCCAAACTtctgactggtactgtatgcaaatccaggtgcacgagaccgcactttcaatttaagaaacctcttccgggggagcacagctcagaagaCTTCTGCTGCGTAAGACATTTTTGTTAGGCGTTCCTGAATCTGGCGGAGatgtttttcttacgttggttttccgaagtccgtaagaaacatttcagaagaaacttcagaaaatgttcaagaaCGAGGCCCATTGAGCGTAGTTTTATAGTTCAGTGTTGTATTCCGTCAGTTTAGTATTCCAGACAGAGCCCATGGTAAACAACAGGTACGGACGGTGAATGAGCCAGAAACAAGGTGACCCGTCAGAGATCCTCGGCATTGTAAATGAAACATGGAAAGGTTTCGTAGAcgtacactaccgttcaaaagtttggggtcacccagataattttgtgttttccatgaaaactcacacttttatttatcaaatgagttgcaaaatgaatagaaaatatagtcaagacattgacaatgttagaaataatgatttttatttgaaattttaattttgttcttcaaactttgctttcgtcaaagaatgctcaatttgcagcaattacagcattgcagacctttggcattctagttgttaatttgttgaggtaatctgtagaaatttcACCCCACACTTCCTGAAGCACCTCTCACAAAttggattggcttgatgggcacttcttccgtaccatacggtcaagctgctcccacaacagctcaatggggttgagatctggtgactgcgctggccactctattacagacagcataccagctgcctgcttcttccctaaatatttcttgcataatttggagatgtgctttgggtcattgtcctgttgtaggaggaaattggctccaatcaagcgctgtacacagggtatggcatggcgttgcaaaatggagtgatagccttccttatttaaaatcccttttaccttgtacaaatctcccacttcaccagcaccaaagcagccccagaccatcacattacctccaccatgcttgacagatggcgtcaggcactcttccagcatcttttcacctattctgcgtctcacaaatgttcttctgtgtgatacaaacacctcaaactttgattcgtctgtccataacacttttttcaaatctttctctgtccaatgtctgtgttctttcgcccatatcaatcttttctttttattggcagtctcagatatggctttttctttgccactcatcagtccagcatcccagagtcgcctcttcactgtagacgTTGACACTGGCGTTTTGCAGGTACCATTTCaagaagctgccagttgaggacctgtgaggcgtctatttctcaaactagagactctaatatacttgtcttcttactgagttgtgcaccagggcctcccacttctctttctactctggtTAGAGCCcatttgtgctgttctctgaagggagtagtacacacAGTTGTAGGAAATGTTCAGTTTCTTCGCCATTTttcgcatggaatagccttcctttctaagaacaagaatagactggcgagtttcacatgaaagttctctttttcttgccattttgagagtataatcgaacccacaaatgtgatgctccagatactcaactagctcaaaggaaggccagttttatagcttctctcaccagcaaaacagttttcagctgtgctaacataattgcacaagggttttcaagggttttctaatcatccagtagtcttctaaggcgattagcaaacacaatgtaccattagaacactggagtgatagttgctggaaatgggcctctatacacctatgtagatatttcattaaaaaaacagacgtttccacctagaatagtcatttaccacattaacaatgtatagagtgtatttctgattcatttaatgttatcttcattgaaaaaaacattgcttttctttgaaaaataaggacatttctaagtgaccccaaacttttgaacggtagtatATGTTTGGAGAAGATGGAATAGAAAGCAGCTATGAGTAGCAATGTCAAAAAGTTGTAGAGCAGCAGCCTATTTGTTATAGTTTGCCAGGCCTAATTCACCGGTCCTCTCTCAAAATAGGTAGTTTTTCATTCCCAACTGGTGtgatgaaaaaaacatgcaactTGTGAGGTGTGGATGGATTCCTCAAGGATGGCTCTAACAGAGCCATTCATAGCCTACTATAGACTACTACGCATACACAGCTTCACAGATTTATGCTGTCAATTTGTCGTTATTGATAGATGCAAGCAAAGATGACTAATTTCATATCATTACTGATGAGGAGCAGGCTTCACAGAATTACCACAAACCAGAGTCGCTGTATCTGAACACCATAGGAACCCTGGGTAATGAACCCAATTTGGTAACTTTCTATCTTGGGCTACCGCAGACTGTTGGTTAATAATAATGGTGAAATGTCGCTGGCATCATCAATACCTCACCATTGCGTAAGGTAATACCAAGTGCTATGTTCATGTCATTCATTTGATGCTTTAGTCTATGTTCAGAGATGCACTATGCATTCTATTATTTATGCCACCCGCAGGCagtgacccccacccccgctccCACCCACGTGTAATTGAGAACTCTAGTTTTTCAGGTAAGGGCTACTCCAGTTGTAACATTATGTTTTTGTGcaacccctagtgtgtgtgtgtatgtatgtatgtatggtttgGGTATGGGTATACAAAACATAGGGTATGGCtcggtatgtgagtgtgtttgagagagagagagtgagagacagagagagacagacagacagacagacagacagacagacagacagacagacagacagacagacagacagacagacagacagacagacagacagatagatagatagatagatagatagatagatagatagatagatagatagatagatagatagatagatagatagatagatagatagatagatagatagatagatagatagatagatagagcagTATATGAGTGCGTACCGTGCTTCTGTTTGCGCTGGAGCTGGTGGCGGGTAGAGAACTGAACAGGTCGAGGGCAGGGGTCACAACAGGACTCGGTCTTCCATTGGCTAATGTTGCTCTGGGTGCTGGGGCGTCTgggacaaacacaaaaacatcagaACAGGTGCGATGCAGTGTGTGGATGAGTAGGTGTttaggagcgtgtgtgtgtgtgtatgtatgtatgtatgtatgtatgtatgtatgtatgtatgtatgtatgtgtgtgtgtggatgagtaggTGTttaggagcgtgtgtgtgtgtatgtatgtatgtatgtatgtatgtatgtatgtatgtgtgtggatgagtaggTGTTTaggcgcacatgtgtgtgtgtgtgtgtgtggatgtgtctgtggatgaGGAGTTgttcaggcgtgtgtgtgtgagagtaagtaagagtgagtgagtgactatGTAAATGCTATGTAAGGGACAGTAGTTGTtgctgaaatgtgtttgtgtgtgtgtgtgtgtgtgtgtgtgggtgaattgtgtttgcctgtgagtAAATGATTGTTTGGTATCTGAGAGCGTGTGCTCAGTCACCTAGCCCTAGCAGGTCATTGACAGACTGGGACTGTTTGGGGATTGGCCGTGGCTGCTGTGAATCATCCTTCTTctgcaacacaaatacacaaacacacaccaaatggaTCGACACAGCCAGTTCAAATTGTACCGAAACACAGCTTGACTACCGctcagagagggaaaaaaatactCAAGCCTCAGAATTAGTGCTGGGGCTCAGGAAATATTCTGAAATTTGTCATCAATAAAACTGGCTTATAGTCTTACAAGCAGTGAAAAGAAGGATTAAAGTCTTagggagggtgagtgtgtgtgtgtgttagagagagaaagcgagcaagtgagagggagacagtgtgtacgtgtgtgtgtgtgtgtgtgtgtgtgtgtgtgtgtgtgtgtgtgtgtgtgtgtgtgtgttttttgtgagggtatgggggagaaaaagagagcgagcgagtgtgtgcatgcgtgtgtgtcaaaAAAAAGCATCTCTAAAAAGAAGCAGCTAATGAAATCTAAGTCTGCATAGTCCTTCAGGCCTGAATCGGGTTTTATACACCAGAGGTATTTTGGCAGACAGGTGCCTTTATGGCCTTCATGGCATCCAAAATCAACCAAAGATATAACAGCTGtgctgggaaacacacacagcaagacccACCTCTGCCTTTTCACAggcacatccatccatccatctatctatctatctatccatccatctatctatctatccacccatccatctatctatctatctatctatctctcaaaaaacacatgcacatgcataccaGCTTCATCTTCTCAAATACCACTGGTGGCTCTTTTGTGATCACGTTGCTGTTTTTCTCCTTCTGGaaaccaaaagaaaaagaagacaatGACCCCTGtaacaccacactcacacacacacacacacacacacacacgtcagacaaAGGGCCCAGTATGGCCTTCTCATGTTCGCTCACCCTGAAGGATTGGATGTCTATGCACTTGTCTATGTACTTCTTCTTCTCATACTTGTCCCGGATGAACATCTCCGCTGTTCTGGAGAACATTGGTCAAGGGTGTTTGCGCACAGACAAACAGGGCGTCAGGATGTCAACACACAAGCCAAAAGTGCGGTGTTTGTTGAACATGTGAAGCCCTTGAAGGTAAACAAACATGATCTTTGACTATTCATACACAGAGGGAAGCAGGGGGGTTATCATAAGATCTTACCTCggacttcaaacacacacatgcactctatcacaaacacacataaacaagccaGAAGACTGACACAGCTATACGCACTTCTATATTTAGACATACaggcaattcacacacacacacacacacacacacacacacacacacacacacacacacacacacacacacacacacacacacacacacacacacacacacacacacacacacacacacacacacacacacacacacacacacacacacacacacactcaatcaatcaatcaaaagaGGATACTGATCTGTTTCTGGCCGATGGAAGCACTCTGGTAAGAAGGCCTCGTAGAGTCGTCTGGCTTTACCGTTGCCCATCTCCTGGACCGACTAAACAGGAACaacaatcagccaatcagcagccgTTCACAATACACCAAGGACAAAGCTACCTCATGCACACAGTTAAAAGAGCCAGCTTAACATACAGTGCAGTCTGTGGGGAAGTGAGGAGATCTTTAGACAGCTTAACACACCAGAGATGGTTCCTGCTGCAGAATTAGAatgagggaggaaaggagaaggagaccgagaccgagaaagaaagagatagagaacaaaataaatagtgagagagaggagagggcaagtCTGTGTCTGAGAGGTGCAGTCTGTGGGGAAGTGAGGAGAACTTTTCACAGAAGTGGTGTGTCAGACTTATTAACAGAGTCTAAAATGCCTGGTGAAATGGTGCCTGAAGTCATTTTGTATCAGGTGATGTGTTACAGCTGCCTTGAAGCCTGACCTGCAATTACCTGCAGAgcgtaaaaaaataaatcaagctGCCccttgccctctcctctctctcactatttattttgttctctatcactttctttctcggtctccttctcctttcctccctcatTCTAATTCTGCAGCAGGAACTTTAAGTAAGCAAACTTAATTTTATGTAGaatccttttttttaaactcaataTTAAATTTGAATGCTTTATAACTCAATTACAATGCTTTATAATGGCAACTCAATAGAAATAATAATGTGTTCTGAGACTCCCCGTGTTGCTACAGTCTAAGACTGAGAATGATAAATGACTGAAAATGACTTGACTACAATAATCGTTATTACACAAACGCAAAGTTCAGTGTTTGCAGCAGACATACCTCCAGGTGTTTAAAGGAAATTAAATCTGCAATTTGGGGATTCTATTTCCGAAAACTATTTGGATTATGAATAATGCTTTAAGCCTTAAGCGGTCTTTCAAATCTACGGTCTGGTTTTATAACCAGATAAAAAATCCAAATTGCCTATACACATAGCGGCCAATAAAGCTAGCAGAAGAATTCTGCACCTCAAAGCTGAAGGAGAGTTCACCACGAGGGCATAGCATGATGTATTTGCACTCAAATGCCAACCATCACCACACTTTGGCCTCTCTTCGATGTCTGAGGCGACAGGTATGGATGTGTCCccattgatggagataattgaCTAATTACTTATTCATATAAACACTTCATATCCTGGATACAGTCCTACTGTCCTGTTTTAGATACTGATTACACGGCCATGGAGAGCTACCACAGCATACATAAGCATAATCTTATTACATGGTGCATCTTTTTCTGTGATAGCCACCAGAATGTAAGGCTCGCAACCAAAATAACTGCCAAGTAGGGATATTTCCTGGTCAGTGGATATAGTTTAGCTGAAGTTTTATTTCACTGAGAGCTCAAAGTTCAGAGTGCTTTTTCCctaaaaacaattttttttgtgATGGGTATCAGACAGTTAAGTCAGCGAACATAAGTACTCTGTAAGGGTATCACTCGTAGCAGCCTTAACCCCttagtgacctctgacctggatCTGCTCCTGGGTCCACTGGTCCAGGTTGACCGACTTGACCCGGGAGATGTGCACCCCCAGGTTCCGGTGGATTCCTGCACAGCGGATACAGATGAAGATTCCCAGATTCCAGGAAGCCCATCTTGGACctaagagagagcgagagcgagagcgagagcgagagagagagagagagagagagaaataataaagGGGAAGATGAAGATAAagaagaaagagtgggagaaaggGAATAAAAAGAAAGATTTAGATAAtttga
The sequence above is drawn from the Clupea harengus chromosome 19, Ch_v2.0.2, whole genome shotgun sequence genome and encodes:
- the smap2 gene encoding stromal membrane-associated protein 2 isoform X1, giving the protein MTGKSVKDIDRYQAVLTSLLALEDNKFCADCQAKGPRWASWNLGIFICIRCAGIHRNLGVHISRVKSVNLDQWTQEQIQSVQEMGNGKARRLYEAFLPECFHRPETDQTAEMFIRDKYEKKKYIDKCIDIQSFRKEKNSNVITKEPPVVFEKMKLKKDDSQQPRPIPKQSQSVNDLLGLDAPAPRATLANGRPSPVVTPALDLFSSLPATSSSANRSTHASGTMPSGRVAASVPENLSLFLDPPGKSEESSSNTSSSKKMSKDSILSLYATSSMPQTNMAAAHAGIYLNPAQMGYSAGAAAPGYGQYQAMAAQGGMMGAMIAPQMGMVAQPGVMPHQAGMGAQVPNPYMAGVQGGMMGGVAAVPPQQPYGAQQAQQLQWNIAQVSRDTSSLMTQHMAGVNFYGTNSMMGYGQPMGGAAAATTPTSSHMLGSHVWK
- the smap2 gene encoding stromal membrane-associated protein 2 isoform X2 is translated as MTGKSVKDIDRYQAVLTSLLALEDNKFCADCQAKGPRWASWNLGIFICIRCAGIHRNLGVHISRVKSVNLDQWTQEQIQSVQEMGNGKARRLYEAFLPECFHRPETDQTAEMFIRDKYEKKKYIDKCIDIQSFRKEKNSNVITKEPPVVFEKMKLKKDDSQQPRPIPKQSQSVNDLLGLDAPAPRATLANGRPSPVVTPALDLFSSLPATSSSANRSTHASGTMPSGRVAASVPENLSLFLDPPGKSEESSSNTSSSKKMSKDSILSLYATSSMPQTNMAAAHAGIYLNPAQMGYSAGAAAPGYGQYQAMAAQGGMMGAMIAPQMGMVAQPGVMPHQAGMGAQVPNPYMAGVQGGMMGGVAAVPPQQPYGAQQAQQLQWNIAQMTQHMAGVNFYGTNSMMGYGQPMGGAAAATTPTSSHMLGSHVWK
- the smap2 gene encoding stromal membrane-associated protein 2 isoform X3, with the protein product MTGKSVKDIDRYQAVLTSLLALEDNKFCADCQAKGPRWASWNLGIFICIRCAGIHRNLGVHISRVKSVNLDQWTQEQIQSVQEMGNGKARRLYEAFLPECFHRPETDQTAEMFIRDKYEKKKYIDKCIDIQSFRKKDDSQQPRPIPKQSQSVNDLLGLDAPAPRATLANGRPSPVVTPALDLFSSLPATSSSANRSTHASGTMPSGRVAASVPENLSLFLDPPGKSEESSSNTSSSKKMSKDSILSLYATSSMPQTNMAAAHAGIYLNPAQMGYSAGAAAPGYGQYQAMAAQGGMMGAMIAPQMGMVAQPGVMPHQAGMGAQVPNPYMAGVQGGMMGGVAAVPPQQPYGAQQAQQLQWNIAQVSRDTSSLMTQHMAGVNFYGTNSMMGYGQPMGGAAAATTPTSSHMLGSHVWK